A single Paenibacillus kribbensis DNA region contains:
- a CDS encoding DUF1385 domain-containing protein — protein sequence MSQASKPVSYGGQAVIEGVMFGGKRVNVTAVRRKTGEITYLEVPRKEQSWVSKFRKIPLLRGIVSIIDSSAKGTKHLNYSADAYADDELDPEERAEQKKKEESRWSLSMIIGVAAVGIISFLFGKIVLTLVPVVVEDFLFENVFHNQILHNLAEGAIKLILLLAYLWAISQTPLIKRLFQYHGAEHKVITAFEAGEELTPANVQKYSRLHYRCGSSFIMLTVIIGVLVYSLFTYDSLWERMGQRLLLLPIVLGLSFEFLKLTNALREIPVLRYLGYPGLWLQLLTTKEPTDDQVEVSIASFKRMLELDAELENAPAKETFNSPVLDPVKG from the coding sequence TTGTCACAAGCATCGAAGCCTGTAAGTTACGGTGGCCAGGCAGTTATTGAAGGTGTCATGTTCGGCGGCAAGCGTGTCAATGTCACGGCAGTTCGCCGTAAAACCGGCGAAATCACATATTTGGAAGTACCGCGCAAGGAGCAATCCTGGGTATCCAAATTTCGTAAAATACCGTTGCTGCGAGGAATTGTAAGTATCATCGATTCCAGTGCCAAGGGTACCAAGCATTTAAATTATTCAGCTGATGCCTATGCAGATGATGAGCTCGATCCAGAAGAACGTGCAGAGCAAAAGAAAAAAGAAGAGTCCCGCTGGAGCCTGAGCATGATCATCGGTGTGGCGGCCGTCGGGATTATCTCCTTTTTGTTCGGCAAAATTGTGTTAACCCTCGTTCCGGTTGTCGTAGAGGACTTTCTGTTTGAAAATGTATTTCACAACCAGATTCTGCACAATCTCGCCGAAGGAGCTATTAAGCTAATTCTGTTGCTGGCTTATTTATGGGCTATTTCCCAAACTCCACTGATCAAGCGGTTGTTTCAATACCACGGTGCGGAGCATAAAGTAATTACTGCATTTGAAGCAGGAGAAGAATTAACGCCAGCCAACGTGCAAAAATATAGCCGACTGCATTACCGTTGCGGAAGCAGCTTCATTATGCTCACCGTGATTATCGGCGTACTCGTCTATTCCCTGTTTACGTACGATAGTCTGTGGGAGCGTATGGGACAACGGCTTCTGCTGCTTCCGATTGTGTTGGGCCTCTCTTTTGAATTCCTCAAGCTGACCAATGCCCTGCGGGAGATTCCGGTACTTCGTTATTTGGGCTACCCTGGCCTGTGGCTGCAACTGCTGACCACCAAAGAACCGACCGATGATCAAGTAGAGGTATCCATTGCTTCTTTTAAGCGAATGCTTGAATTGGATGCTGAGTTGGAAAATGCACCTGCAAAGGAGACCTTCAACAGCCCGGTTCTTGATCCTGTGAAAGGATGA
- a CDS encoding YqhR family membrane protein, giving the protein MSETYSVPKGRHNQEQSRESQDQRSHNHNSSRGRQQSGKIHTPLIPFALELGFFAGLLWGLLRWLFFTMHFTIVAPGFLAEPFFKHSFMKTTAGHLVGLLFFIALSVIASLVYTLMLRRFKGPMPGIVYGLVWWVILFVLTGPKLGMMNPPHRLTWNSIYTEICLFLLWGLFIGYTIAVEYTDERKREPEKAGD; this is encoded by the coding sequence ATGAGTGAAACCTACTCCGTACCGAAGGGGAGACATAATCAGGAGCAGTCTCGTGAATCTCAGGACCAACGCAGCCATAACCATAACAGTAGTAGGGGCAGACAACAGTCAGGCAAAATACATACGCCGCTCATTCCCTTTGCGCTGGAGCTTGGTTTTTTTGCAGGTTTACTTTGGGGATTGCTGCGGTGGCTATTTTTTACGATGCATTTTACGATAGTAGCACCTGGCTTTCTGGCAGAGCCATTTTTCAAGCATTCGTTCATGAAAACAACGGCGGGGCATCTGGTAGGCTTGCTGTTTTTTATCGCACTATCCGTTATAGCTTCATTGGTATACACACTGATGCTCCGCCGATTTAAAGGACCTATGCCCGGCATCGTTTACGGTCTGGTCTGGTGGGTTATTTTATTTGTATTAACCGGCCCCAAGCTCGGGATGATGAATCCGCCTCATCGGCTAACATGGAATTCCATATATACGGAAATTTGCTTGTTTTTATTGTGGGGCTTGTTTATCGGCTA